From a region of the bacterium genome:
- a CDS encoding cation-efflux pump has protein sequence MPDATGGPARGKQSVALGSLVAAGALTTLKLVVGGLTGSLGILSEAAHSGLDFLAAAITYLSVQIADQPADRSHPFGHGKVEHLSAFVQTTLLAVTSVWIVFEAVRRLFFHDVHVEPSPWAFGVLGVSATVDMFRARSLGRAARTHQSQALEADALHFATDVYSTGGVALGLLLVYVGGVAGVPWLRYADPVAALVVAAVSVYIGTRLGNRSVGALLDAAPEGASDQIAGIVSGIPGVLGSERIRVRQSGAKLFIDLRITLESNTSLEHAESIADAVTSRIQEHYPAADVVVDTAPHSPSPDDLVERIRSIAHRENFHVHDVTAIEVKGRPQIDLDIEVDPALELATAHERATSLEALVRRELPEVRDINVHIEPLRKKVESAQDAPRIQADTERALREVVRSTPGVIDCHSIDAHRVGSEVVVTVHCTLQPGLSVERAHDITERLELKLRERVQRNIRVNIHAEPEAPAP, from the coding sequence ATGCCGGACGCGACAGGCGGGCCGGCCCGAGGAAAACAGTCCGTGGCGCTGGGCTCGCTGGTCGCCGCGGGGGCCTTGACCACCCTCAAGCTTGTCGTCGGCGGGCTCACGGGGAGCCTCGGCATACTCTCCGAAGCGGCGCACTCGGGGCTCGATTTCCTCGCCGCGGCGATCACGTATCTCTCCGTGCAGATAGCGGATCAGCCCGCCGATCGATCGCATCCGTTTGGGCACGGGAAGGTCGAGCATCTCTCGGCGTTCGTCCAAACGACCCTGCTGGCGGTCACGAGCGTCTGGATCGTCTTTGAAGCCGTGCGGCGGCTGTTTTTCCACGACGTCCACGTGGAGCCGTCGCCCTGGGCGTTCGGCGTCCTTGGCGTCTCCGCGACCGTGGACATGTTTCGTGCCCGCTCCCTCGGCCGGGCGGCGCGGACCCATCAGAGCCAGGCCCTCGAAGCGGACGCACTGCACTTCGCCACCGACGTGTACAGCACCGGCGGCGTGGCCCTTGGACTCCTCCTCGTCTATGTCGGCGGCGTGGCCGGGGTCCCCTGGCTCCGCTACGCTGATCCTGTAGCCGCGCTGGTCGTGGCGGCGGTCAGCGTATACATCGGCACACGGCTCGGGAATCGCAGCGTCGGCGCCCTGCTCGATGCCGCACCCGAGGGCGCGTCGGACCAGATCGCGGGGATCGTATCGGGGATCCCGGGCGTCCTCGGTTCGGAGCGCATCCGGGTACGTCAGAGCGGCGCGAAACTCTTCATCGACCTGCGGATCACCCTGGAGAGCAACACCTCGCTCGAACACGCGGAGTCGATCGCTGATGCGGTCACGTCGAGAATCCAGGAGCACTATCCGGCGGCCGATGTGGTCGTCGATACGGCGCCCCACAGTCCATCGCCGGATGATCTCGTCGAGCGGATTCGATCCATCGCACACCGAGAGAACTTTCACGTCCATGACGTGACCGCGATTGAGGTGAAAGGCCGCCCGCAGATTGATCTGGACATTGAGGTAGACCCCGCGCTGGAATTGGCGACGGCGCACGAGCGCGCGACCTCGTTGGAGGCGCTCGTCCGGCGCGAGCTCCCGGAGGTCCGAGATATCAACGTCCACATCGAACCGCTGCGCAAGAAGGTCGAGAGCGCCCAAGACGCGCCGCGGATCCAGGCCGATACGGAACGGGCCCTCCGGGAAGTCGTCCGCAGCACCCCGGGCGTGATCGATTGCCACTCGATCGACGCTCACCGAGTCGGGAGCGAAGTGGTGGTGACGGTGCATTGCACACTCCAGCCGGGCCTCTCCGTGGAACGCGCGCATGACATCACCGAGCGTCTGGAATTGAAGTTACGCGAGCGCGTACAACGGAACATCCGGGTCAACATCCACGCGGAACCGGAAGCCCCCGCGCCTTGA
- a CDS encoding MFS transporter translates to MRAHVSNRGLVVLFLAIFIVMMGFGVVLPVLQFYAREVGATPFQIGLLATSYAFMQFLFAPLWGAVSDRIGRKPVFALGLLGYAVSFVMFGLSHQVWELFLARMLGGILSAATLPTAMAYIGDTTTEEGRGSGMGLMGAAMGLGFTIGPGIGAILGRVSLSLPFFVGAGLALFTLALSWGALPEPVRRDSSQHRPSRIEAIRQALGGSLAFFYVVTLVGAFALAGLEATYALFAQDRLGLSLADGAGAIGVVFVIVGLVQAAILGGLVGRLINRWGEDRLVQGGLLLATVGYVLIVFTHNIVTLAIYAAIAGAGHALMRPSVASLISKRTPTGQGLSIGIMDSFDSLGRILGPAWGGWVYHVHISLPYVSAALVLMITAGVSIAAVTRGLPVQAN, encoded by the coding sequence ATGCGGGCGCACGTGAGCAACCGCGGTCTCGTCGTGCTGTTTCTGGCCATCTTCATCGTGATGATGGGATTCGGGGTCGTGCTCCCCGTCCTGCAGTTTTACGCGCGCGAAGTCGGAGCGACGCCGTTCCAGATCGGCTTACTTGCGACCAGCTACGCGTTCATGCAGTTCCTGTTTGCTCCCCTCTGGGGAGCCGTGAGCGACCGCATCGGCCGGAAACCGGTGTTCGCGCTCGGCCTGTTGGGGTACGCGGTCTCGTTCGTCATGTTCGGTCTCTCCCACCAGGTCTGGGAGCTGTTTCTGGCGCGGATGTTGGGGGGCATCCTGAGCGCGGCCACCCTGCCCACCGCGATGGCCTACATTGGGGATACCACCACCGAAGAAGGCCGGGGATCCGGCATGGGGCTGATGGGCGCGGCGATGGGACTCGGGTTCACGATCGGCCCGGGCATCGGCGCGATCCTGGGCCGCGTCAGCCTTTCCCTTCCGTTCTTTGTCGGCGCGGGGCTGGCCCTGTTCACGCTGGCCTTGAGCTGGGGGGCGCTGCCGGAACCGGTGCGGCGCGACTCCTCTCAGCACCGTCCTTCGCGCATCGAAGCGATCCGGCAGGCGCTCGGCGGATCCCTGGCGTTCTTCTATGTTGTCACCCTGGTGGGCGCGTTTGCGCTCGCGGGCCTCGAGGCGACGTATGCGTTGTTCGCGCAGGATCGGTTGGGCTTGAGTCTGGCGGACGGCGCAGGCGCGATCGGCGTTGTCTTCGTGATCGTGGGACTCGTGCAGGCGGCGATCCTGGGCGGGCTGGTCGGCCGGCTCATCAACCGGTGGGGCGAGGATCGCCTGGTGCAGGGAGGCCTCCTGCTCGCGACAGTTGGGTATGTCCTTATCGTGTTCACCCACAACATCGTGACCCTAGCCATCTACGCGGCGATCGCCGGGGCCGGACACGCCTTGATGCGCCCGTCCGTCGCCTCCCTGATTTCGAAGCGGACCCCGACTGGGCAAGGACTCTCCATCGGCATCATGGACTCCTTTGACAGCCTCGGCCGGATCCTCGGGCCGGCGTGGGGCGGATGGGTGTACCATGTCCACATCAGCCTGCCCTACGTGAGCGCCGCGCTCGTGCTCATGATCACTGCGGGGGTCTCGATCGCCGCGGTCACCCGCGGACTTCCGGTCCAAGCGAACTGA